Proteins encoded together in one Candidatus Xianfuyuplasma coldseepsis window:
- a CDS encoding O-methyltransferase: MSIPYVTKLNPKETNPILVFLRTYANEHDIPIITEDGIRFLHQILQLKQAKKVLEIGSAIGYSAIAMALKNDVQVWTIEREADMVEQAKRNIKHAGLENQITIIEADALEIDETTLPSVDVIFIDGAKAQSARFFSKFQNLLPVGGVIVTDNLLFHGLVHGDTTGKSRNLIRLVEKIDDFNHFLIEQEQFDTVIYELGDGMSVSIKKE, from the coding sequence TTGTCGATTCCTTATGTAACAAAACTAAATCCAAAAGAAACCAACCCAATATTGGTTTTTTTACGCACGTACGCAAATGAACATGATATACCGATAATAACCGAAGATGGAATTCGTTTCTTACACCAAATATTACAATTAAAACAGGCGAAGAAAGTCTTGGAAATCGGTAGTGCTATCGGTTATAGTGCGATTGCAATGGCGTTGAAAAACGATGTACAGGTGTGGACCATTGAGCGTGAAGCAGACATGGTAGAACAAGCGAAACGAAACATCAAGCATGCAGGTTTAGAGAACCAAATAACCATTATTGAAGCCGATGCATTAGAGATCGATGAAACAACGCTTCCCTCTGTCGATGTAATCTTTATCGATGGTGCAAAAGCACAATCAGCGCGGTTCTTCAGCAAGTTTCAAAACTTGCTACCGGTGGGTGGAGTAATTGTCACCGATAATCTGTTATTTCATGGCTTAGTTCACGGCGATACAACCGGTAAAAGTCGTAATTTAATACGTTTGGTAGAAAAAATCGATGATTTCAATCATTTTCTAATTGAACAAGAGCAGTTTGACACCGTCATATACGAACTTGGTGATGGTATGAGTGTCAGTATCAAAAAGGAGTGA
- a CDS encoding peptidase U32 family protein: MKLAVTPFNVASVPALLEAGADIIIAGNGHFANRLTTSFSNIELREIREITKNQNKELYIQVNMIVHNKDLEELKLHLSFLMDLDVDGIIFGDIAVLQIAREHHFEEKLIYNPETLNTNYYDAIFWQRKGIKGITIAKEIPLEDMRAFHEQSTIELSLIGHGHLNMFQSRRPLIENYFKYNQEDHRQYIENRNLRLVEEIREESYPIFQDDHGTHIFRDKVMASYEEIDALKDLVDVFIIDGIFKDTAYIKETIQHYRFLLDHPNSKKAKQFAKQYQDDHDTGFLHKKTTYEKGGSDE; this comes from the coding sequence ATGAAATTAGCAGTTACCCCCTTTAACGTCGCAAGTGTTCCCGCTTTGCTTGAGGCTGGAGCGGACATTATCATCGCAGGTAATGGCCACTTTGCGAATCGATTGACAACTTCATTCTCAAACATTGAGTTGCGGGAAATTCGTGAGATAACAAAGAATCAAAACAAAGAACTCTATATCCAGGTGAATATGATTGTTCACAACAAGGATCTAGAAGAACTAAAACTGCATCTTAGTTTTCTTATGGATCTTGATGTTGACGGGATAATTTTTGGAGACATTGCAGTCCTTCAAATTGCTCGTGAACACCATTTTGAGGAGAAATTAATTTACAATCCAGAAACCCTTAATACAAACTATTATGATGCCATATTTTGGCAGCGCAAAGGAATCAAAGGAATCACCATTGCCAAAGAAATTCCATTGGAAGACATGCGTGCATTTCACGAGCAGTCTACCATTGAACTGTCATTGATAGGGCATGGCCATTTAAACATGTTCCAATCTCGGCGTCCTTTAATCGAAAACTATTTTAAATATAATCAAGAAGACCATCGACAATATATTGAAAACCGTAATTTACGTCTAGTTGAAGAGATCCGAGAGGAATCCTATCCGATTTTTCAAGACGATCATGGAACACATATCTTTCGAGATAAAGTCATGGCCTCATATGAAGAAATAGATGCATTGAAGGACTTGGTTGATGTCTTTATTATTGATGGTATTTTTAAGGATACAGCATATATTAAAGAAACGATTCAACACTATCGGTTCTTGCTAGATCATCCCAATTCTAAGAAAGCAAAACAATTTGCTAAACAGTATCAAGATGATCATGATACCGGCTTCTTACATAAAAAAACCACCTACGAGAAAGGTGGTAGTGACGAATGA
- a CDS encoding peptidase U32 family protein codes for MKKPELLAPAGDLEKLKIAIMYGADAVFIGGKQFSLRARASNFGIQEIKEACEFAHKHGKKIYVTTNIIPHNDNIDGLDDYLIELERVGVDAIICASPVVIDTAKKHTNLEVHISTQMSLTNHYSVNFWQSEGVKRVVLARELSKDELRVMRENTTCDLEVFIHGGMCVSYSGRCTLSNNLTDRDANRGGCAHSCRWNYDLYDGNTKLNDDMYFSMSSKDLQTVHHISDLIDIGIDSLKIEGRMKSIHYIATVVHTYRHLIDSICDDMDVDLPRYLLEIKKAENRLSSHGFMDGMTTIHEQLYNLRSEQPTQEFIGLVIDYNPNTLMATVEQRNKFVPGDEVEVFSPSMEKLKFKVETIWDEDGTELDAARHPKQHVKVLIPFPVHPYDMIRKL; via the coding sequence ATGAAAAAACCAGAACTACTTGCCCCTGCTGGGGATTTGGAAAAACTGAAAATCGCCATTATGTATGGTGCGGATGCTGTCTTTATTGGTGGGAAACAATTTAGTTTACGAGCCCGTGCTTCCAATTTTGGGATCCAAGAGATCAAAGAGGCTTGTGAGTTCGCTCATAAACACGGGAAAAAAATATATGTCACAACCAACATCATTCCTCACAACGATAATATTGATGGGCTTGATGACTATCTTATCGAGTTGGAACGTGTTGGTGTAGATGCAATTATTTGCGCTTCTCCAGTTGTTATTGATACGGCAAAAAAACACACCAATCTCGAGGTTCACATCTCAACACAGATGTCATTGACAAACCACTACAGCGTAAACTTCTGGCAATCAGAAGGTGTGAAACGCGTCGTGTTAGCTCGTGAGTTATCTAAAGATGAGCTTCGGGTGATGCGTGAAAACACCACATGTGACTTAGAAGTGTTCATTCACGGTGGCATGTGTGTTAGTTACTCTGGGCGTTGCACCTTGTCAAACAATCTGACGGACCGAGATGCAAATCGTGGTGGATGTGCCCATAGTTGTCGTTGGAATTACGACCTTTATGATGGAAATACGAAATTGAATGATGATATGTACTTCTCCATGAGTTCAAAGGATTTACAAACCGTGCATCATATTAGTGATTTGATTGATATCGGTATTGATAGTCTCAAAATCGAGGGACGGATGAAATCAATCCATTACATTGCTACAGTCGTGCACACCTATCGTCATTTAATTGACAGTATTTGTGATGATATGGATGTCGATTTGCCACGATACCTACTAGAAATCAAAAAAGCGGAAAATCGTTTATCATCCCACGGCTTTATGGATGGAATGACAACCATTCACGAACAACTATATAATCTTCGTAGTGAACAACCAACACAAGAGTTTATTGGGCTTGTTATTGACTATAATCCGAACACCTTGATGGCAACTGTTGAACAACGCAACAAATTTGTTCCAGGTGATGAAGTGGAAGTTTTTAGTCCGTCGATGGAAAAACTTAAGTTTAAGGTCGAAACTATCTGGGATGAGGATGGTACTGAACTGGATGCGGCTCGCCATCCAAAGCAACATGTTAAAGTGTTGATTCCATTCCCGGTTCATCCATATGACATGATTCGCAAGTTATAG
- the udk gene encoding uridine kinase — protein MKRPVIIAVAGGSASGKTTVVEKIIQGFDRQNVTVIKHDDYYKDQSDMPMEERIKVNYDHPFSLDNDLMFKHLLKLIRGEQIIKPTYDFENHNRSDQTESIVPTEIIILEGILIMEDNRIRELCDIKLFVEADDDLRFIRRLTRDMAERGRSMESVIKQYLNTVKPMHFAFVKPTKRYADVIIPNDKDHDVAVDLIITKIKSIISEQSVV, from the coding sequence ATGAAAAGACCAGTTATCATCGCTGTTGCCGGTGGAAGTGCATCCGGAAAAACAACTGTTGTAGAAAAAATTATTCAAGGATTTGATCGCCAAAACGTAACCGTCATTAAACATGATGACTACTACAAAGATCAATCCGACATGCCAATGGAAGAACGGATAAAAGTAAACTATGATCATCCGTTTAGCTTGGATAACGATCTGATGTTTAAGCACTTGTTAAAATTAATCCGTGGCGAACAAATTATCAAACCTACATATGATTTTGAAAATCACAACCGCAGCGATCAAACAGAATCCATCGTTCCGACAGAAATCATAATTCTCGAAGGAATTTTAATTATGGAAGATAATCGAATTCGCGAATTATGCGACATTAAACTATTCGTCGAAGCCGATGATGACCTTCGCTTTATTCGACGATTAACGAGAGATATGGCGGAACGTGGTCGTTCAATGGAAAGTGTTATCAAACAGTATTTAAATACTGTAAAGCCGATGCACTTTGCATTCGTCAAACCAACGAAACGATATGCAGATGTGATAATTCCCAATGATAAAGACCACGACGTTGCAGTGGATCTAATCATTACAAAAATAAAATCTATCATATCCGAGCAAAGTGTAGTATAA
- the greA gene encoding transcription elongation factor GreA: protein MENNKYKLTEQGVIDLQEELEKLKTVDRKRNLEALKEARAQGDLSENADYDAARDEQAQIESRIKEIEGILKNYEIIKKDRSKLVNIGKTVTIKVGDMPEQEYTLVGSLEADPLKKRISNESPIGKGIIGSKKGDTVIVKTETGRDVKVTIVNVQ, encoded by the coding sequence ATGGAAAACAATAAATATAAATTAACCGAACAAGGTGTTATCGATTTACAAGAAGAACTAGAAAAGTTAAAAACGGTTGATCGAAAACGAAATCTTGAAGCATTAAAAGAAGCACGCGCACAAGGGGATTTGAGTGAAAATGCTGATTACGATGCAGCGCGTGACGAACAAGCTCAAATTGAGTCTCGAATCAAAGAGATTGAAGGGATTCTAAAAAATTACGAGATCATCAAAAAAGATCGCTCTAAATTAGTTAATATTGGTAAAACCGTAACGATAAAAGTTGGCGATATGCCTGAACAAGAATATACGTTGGTAGGTTCATTAGAAGCTGATCCATTGAAAAAACGGATCTCAAATGAGTCGCCAATTGGAAAAGGAATCATTGGTAGTAAAAAAGGTGACACCGTCATTGTTAAAACTGAAACAGGACGAGACGTTAAAGTCACAATCGTTAACGTACAATAA
- a CDS encoding 5'-methylthioadenosine/adenosylhomocysteine nucleosidase — protein sequence MIGIIGAMSEEISAIKLQMENVTTTSLRGRIFYSGIIHEQGVVLVQAGIGKVNAAITTTLLLDHYHVDAVINVGVAGGQHGVQHGDIILSSSVLYHDVDVTNFGKYVHGQVPGHEPEFFAEPSLTVGFEKVLKELHFEYKIGRIASGDQFVYSTDKVQEINKLYDNVFAIEMEACAIAHTASIFQVPFIIVRSISDVLGDDSQAEDFQQFLVSSSDKVAHVIQQYLQEKL from the coding sequence ATGATTGGTATAATTGGTGCAATGAGTGAAGAAATTTCAGCTATCAAACTGCAAATGGAAAATGTGACGACCACATCATTAAGAGGTCGCATATTTTACTCCGGAATCATCCATGAGCAAGGCGTTGTGCTTGTGCAAGCCGGTATTGGCAAAGTAAATGCTGCGATAACAACAACATTATTACTCGATCACTATCATGTTGATGCTGTTATAAACGTCGGTGTAGCTGGTGGACAACACGGGGTCCAGCACGGTGATATTATTTTGAGTTCTTCTGTGTTATATCACGATGTAGATGTGACAAACTTTGGTAAATATGTTCACGGACAAGTCCCGGGACATGAACCTGAATTTTTCGCTGAACCATCATTAACGGTTGGATTTGAAAAGGTTCTAAAGGAACTTCATTTTGAATATAAAATTGGCCGAATAGCTTCGGGTGACCAGTTTGTGTATAGTACGGATAAAGTCCAAGAGATAAACAAACTTTATGACAACGTATTTGCAATTGAAATGGAAGCTTGTGCGATTGCTCATACTGCATCGATATTCCAAGTCCCATTCATTATTGTGCGTTCTATTAGCGATGTACTGGGGGACGATTCACAAGCAGAGGATTTTCAGCAATTCCTTGTCTCATCCTCAGATAAGGTTGCACATGTGATTCAACAGTATTTACAGGAGAAATTGTGA
- a CDS encoding M48 family metallopeptidase, translating to MKTITLDNVVIPINIIKTNNKHTYFYFRKDGYIEVKKSRFQTDADIMLHIRKNQNKFIKKFKNMQERHMENTSYSIWGNSYQIIENKTFMIDHSNQLLYRNDSIDHDRKKNQLEIDLVMRELTTLIEKFQQHPLVDLTNVRFTVKSMTSRYGSCNKHRRRISINQHLIRLPKEYLEYVFLHEVTHLTYAHHQDAFYQLFEQLCPDYKTLRKSIKTVW from the coding sequence GTGAAAACTATTACGCTTGATAATGTAGTTATCCCAATAAATATAATAAAAACTAACAATAAACACACCTATTTTTACTTCCGCAAAGACGGTTATATTGAAGTGAAAAAGTCCCGGTTTCAAACCGATGCTGACATTATGTTACACATTCGGAAGAATCAAAACAAGTTCATCAAGAAATTCAAGAATATGCAAGAAAGACATATGGAAAACACATCGTATTCAATTTGGGGTAACTCGTATCAAATCATTGAAAACAAAACGTTTATGATTGATCATAGTAATCAATTGTTGTATCGTAATGATAGTATTGACCATGATCGTAAAAAAAACCAACTTGAAATCGATCTTGTGATGCGCGAATTAACCACATTAATTGAGAAGTTTCAACAACATCCGTTGGTGGATTTAACCAATGTTCGTTTTACGGTTAAGTCGATGACATCACGGTATGGTAGTTGTAATAAACACCGTCGACGGATATCAATCAATCAACACCTAATACGATTACCAAAAGAGTATTTGGAATATGTGTTTTTACATGAAGTAACCCATCTGACATATGCCCATCATCAAGATGCCTTTTATCAATTGTTTGAACAACTTTGTCCCGATTATAAGACATTACGTAAATCTATAAAAACTGTGTGGTGA
- a CDS encoding YgiQ family radical SAM protein, whose translation MFLPVSKQDLIDREIQQLDFVFVSGDAYIDHPSFGAAIISRWLERHGYTVGMIPQPQTDEDYSQLGTPRLGFLVSSGNIDSMVNHYSVSKRRRKKDSYSPGGKMGLRPDYATIVYGQTLRKLFPHTPIIIGGIEASLRRFAHYDYWSDSVRKSILIDSKADLLLYGMSEKSIIEVADSLDSGLAIRDIIFVRGTVYKTSKESYLPQKRVNLPSYDAILSDKKEYAKSFAIKYQHIDSISARPLMEAYRYHYIVQNPPHEPLTQSEMDQVYDLPFERDVHPMHEAVGHVPAIDEVKFSIISNRGCYGGCSFCALTYHQGRVIQSRSKESIVNEAKIITADKDFKGYIHDIGGPTANFYDIACTKQTTHGVCLNKQCLSDKPCSQLEVSHKNYLDILREVRQLNHVKKVFVRSGIRYDYVLYDNDESFFKELVQHHVSGQLKVAPEHVSDRVLDVMNKPQRDLYDRFVKRFYELNKRYNKEQYLVPYLMSSHPGSTLHDAIELACYVRDLGYNPEQVQDFYPTPGTLSTAMYYTGLDPRTMEPIYVPKTKHEKAMQRALIQYRNPKNYYLVKEALETANRTDLIGYDARCLIVPNRK comes from the coding sequence ATGTTTCTACCAGTATCCAAACAAGACCTAATCGATCGAGAAATCCAACAATTGGATTTTGTTTTTGTTAGTGGGGATGCCTATATTGATCACCCATCATTTGGTGCCGCGATTATTTCACGATGGCTAGAACGTCATGGATATACCGTTGGAATGATACCGCAACCACAAACAGACGAGGATTATAGTCAACTTGGCACACCACGATTAGGTTTTTTAGTTAGCAGTGGGAATATTGATTCGATGGTGAATCATTACTCGGTGTCTAAAAGGCGACGGAAGAAAGATTCTTATAGCCCTGGAGGAAAAATGGGTCTTCGTCCCGATTATGCAACGATTGTGTATGGACAAACATTGCGGAAATTATTTCCTCACACGCCCATAATAATTGGTGGTATTGAAGCCAGCTTGCGACGTTTTGCCCATTATGATTATTGGTCAGATAGTGTCCGAAAAAGTATTCTTATTGATAGTAAAGCTGATTTGTTACTATATGGAATGAGTGAGAAGAGCATTATCGAAGTAGCTGATTCGCTCGATAGTGGATTGGCGATTCGTGACATTATTTTTGTACGGGGAACCGTCTATAAAACGAGTAAAGAATCATACCTTCCACAGAAACGTGTTAATCTACCGTCCTATGATGCAATTTTGTCGGATAAAAAAGAATATGCCAAGAGTTTTGCAATCAAATATCAACACATTGATTCGATTTCAGCAAGACCATTAATGGAAGCCTATCGATATCATTATATCGTACAAAATCCACCGCATGAACCATTAACTCAATCCGAGATGGATCAAGTATACGATCTACCATTCGAACGAGATGTACATCCCATGCATGAAGCTGTTGGTCATGTACCAGCAATTGATGAAGTCAAGTTTTCAATTATTAGCAATCGTGGATGCTATGGTGGATGTAGTTTTTGTGCCCTAACTTATCATCAAGGACGAGTAATCCAAAGTCGTTCAAAAGAATCCATTGTTAATGAAGCGAAAATCATTACTGCAGACAAAGACTTTAAAGGGTATATACACGATATTGGTGGACCAACAGCGAATTTTTATGACATCGCTTGTACCAAACAAACCACTCATGGTGTTTGTTTGAACAAACAATGTTTGTCGGATAAACCATGTTCACAGCTTGAGGTATCTCATAAGAACTATCTGGATATTCTCCGAGAAGTTCGTCAATTGAACCATGTTAAAAAAGTGTTTGTTCGTAGTGGTATACGATACGATTATGTCCTTTATGATAATGATGAATCATTCTTCAAAGAGTTGGTTCAACATCATGTTTCAGGACAACTCAAAGTTGCACCAGAACATGTGAGTGATCGTGTATTGGATGTGATGAATAAACCACAACGAGACCTATACGATCGTTTTGTAAAACGATTCTATGAGCTAAATAAACGTTATAACAAAGAACAATATTTAGTTCCATATCTAATGAGTAGTCATCCTGGAAGTACGTTACATGATGCAATTGAACTAGCGTGTTATGTTCGCGATTTGGGATATAACCCTGAACAAGTCCAAGATTTCTATCCAACACCGGGTACATTGTCAACAGCAATGTACTATACTGGTTTGGATCCGCGAACCATGGAACCGATATATGTCCCAAAAACCAAACATGAAAAAGCGATGCAACGAGCACTGATTCAATATCGCAATCCTAAAAACTATTATCTTGTAAAAGAAGCTTTGGAAACAGCAAACCGGACGGATTTGATTGGGTATGATGCTCGGTGTTTAATTGTACCAAATCGTAAATAA
- a CDS encoding YqeG family HAD IIIA-type phosphatase, whose amino-acid sequence MIQYLLKTTRFIPNEFHHSFFDINFQLLYDKGFRYIITDLDNTLISYDESQPTETIKNTFIKLQEMGFTLVLLSNNHTERINTFCHELHVDGFANAKKPFRYGFQKALRSMDGATKDKTVIIGDQLMTDIWGANRFGSYSILVNPLKRKTEKWYTKMNRKLEAKMLQRIQHKHPSIYQSLQLSERT is encoded by the coding sequence ATGATTCAATATCTCTTAAAAACAACACGATTTATACCGAATGAGTTTCATCATTCCTTTTTTGATATTAATTTTCAATTGTTATACGATAAAGGATTCCGCTACATCATAACCGATCTTGACAATACCTTGATTTCGTATGATGAATCACAACCAACAGAAACCATTAAAAACACATTCATCAAATTACAAGAGATGGGGTTTACGCTCGTATTACTATCCAATAATCACACAGAACGAATTAACACCTTTTGTCACGAATTACACGTGGATGGTTTTGCGAATGCGAAAAAACCATTTAGATATGGATTTCAAAAAGCACTACGTAGTATGGATGGGGCGACAAAAGATAAAACTGTCATTATCGGGGATCAATTGATGACTGATATATGGGGGGCAAATCGTTTTGGCTCGTACAGTATTTTGGTAAATCCGTTAAAACGTAAAACCGAAAAATGGTATACAAAAATGAATCGTAAGTTGGAAGCAAAAATGCTTCAAAGAATCCAACACAAACATCCATCAATCTATCAATCATTACAATTGTCAGAAAGGACTTAG
- the yqeH gene encoding ribosome biogenesis GTPase YqeH has protein sequence MEELHCIGCGSVLQSHDPKKPGFIPSSALAKSDEDIICRRCFRLKHYNEILPIEVTQDDFYEIISNIGETDSLVVMIIDIFDIEGSLIPQINKLTNHNDCVVLVNKRDLLPKSVSERKLLHHLRKILADSNLRPLEIFIMSAKRYHNIDTVMEAISNISGNRDIYVVGATNVGKSTFINTLLKSYAASSNDIITVSEHMGTTLNVIKIPFDHNYIIDTPGIYNDHQIGNYLSPESLKIITPKKEIKPRSFQLNPQQTLFINGFARIDFVEGPWTSFICYFAPMIKIHRTKLSNADDLYKNRRFDVLKYPLQEESFALIPHQLQIPTGKHDLILPGLGFITIIGPAKIIAHVHQKTMPYIREALI, from the coding sequence ATGGAAGAATTACATTGTATCGGTTGTGGTAGTGTCCTACAAAGCCACGATCCCAAAAAGCCAGGATTTATTCCAAGCAGTGCACTAGCTAAATCAGACGAAGACATCATTTGTCGTCGTTGTTTTCGGTTGAAACACTACAATGAAATCTTACCAATTGAAGTAACTCAAGATGATTTTTATGAAATCATTTCGAACATAGGTGAAACGGATAGTTTGGTCGTAATGATTATTGATATCTTTGATATTGAAGGGTCGTTGATACCTCAAATAAATAAACTGACCAATCATAATGATTGTGTTGTATTAGTGAACAAGAGAGATTTGCTTCCGAAAAGTGTTAGTGAGCGTAAACTATTGCACCATTTACGTAAAATTTTAGCAGACTCTAATTTAAGACCATTAGAAATATTCATTATGAGTGCAAAAAGATATCATAATATCGACACTGTTATGGAAGCGATATCTAACATATCAGGGAATCGCGACATTTATGTTGTCGGTGCCACAAATGTAGGAAAATCCACTTTTATTAACACGTTACTAAAATCTTATGCCGCGTCATCAAATGATATCATTACGGTAAGCGAACATATGGGAACAACACTAAACGTTATAAAGATTCCATTTGACCACAATTATATCATCGATACTCCTGGAATCTATAATGATCATCAGATTGGTAATTATTTATCACCCGAATCCTTAAAAATAATTACACCAAAAAAGGAAATCAAACCGCGGAGCTTTCAATTGAATCCACAACAAACACTTTTTATTAATGGATTTGCGAGGATTGACTTTGTTGAAGGTCCATGGACGTCATTTATATGCTATTTTGCACCGATGATAAAAATCCATCGTACAAAGTTAAGTAACGCGGATGATCTTTATAAAAATAGACGTTTTGACGTATTAAAGTATCCACTACAAGAGGAATCGTTTGCTCTAATCCCGCATCAACTACAAATCCCTACAGGAAAACATGATTTGATTTTACCGGGATTGGGATTTATTACGATTATAGGTCCCGCCAAAATCATTGCCCATGTCCATCAAAAGACAATGCCATATATTCGTGAGGCACTAATATGA
- the yqeK gene encoding bis(5'-nucleosyl)-tetraphosphatase (symmetrical) YqeK, with the protein MIKRIIADLEVAYDHKPHRLDHVFGVRDIALKFGRQFNCNLEWLEIAALLHDITKYESEEFHRTMIKQYYDDAEMILNEYNTNILHAFSAAVVARTKYGITNEEILNAITHHTIGRPGMSIYEEILFLSDYIEPNRTYESCVRVRKIADHAFVKAIYVAMQDSINHHEKQQALVPNTAYQALQYYQHKLEEQE; encoded by the coding sequence ATGATCAAGCGGATTATTGCAGATTTGGAAGTAGCTTACGATCATAAACCACACCGACTTGATCATGTCTTTGGCGTTCGCGATATCGCCTTGAAATTTGGACGACAATTCAATTGCAATTTAGAATGGTTGGAAATTGCGGCATTATTACACGATATAACAAAATATGAATCAGAAGAATTTCATCGGACGATGATTAAACAATATTATGATGATGCAGAAATGATTCTCAATGAGTACAATACCAACATCTTACATGCATTTAGTGCAGCGGTTGTTGCACGTACAAAATATGGAATAACCAATGAAGAAATTTTGAATGCTATTACCCATCATACCATCGGTCGACCTGGAATGAGTATATACGAAGAAATCCTATTCCTTAGTGATTATATCGAACCGAACCGCACATATGAATCATGTGTTCGTGTACGTAAAATTGCCGATCATGCATTTGTAAAAGCGATATATGTTGCCATGCAGGATTCGATAAATCACCATGAAAAACAACAAGCATTGGTCCCGAATACAGCCTATCAGGCACTACAATATTATCAACACAAATTGGAGGAACAAGAGTGA
- the rsfS gene encoding ribosome silencing factor — protein MKKIEVILQALEDVKLQDVEVYDMKEKSPFFDYLIISSATNNRQLQASIQHVTDNLAKHSFSHPRIEGKNSNSWILIDAKDIIVNVFTKEEREFYNLEKMLVEIRKLSPQEL, from the coding sequence GTGAAAAAAATCGAAGTTATTTTACAAGCGTTAGAGGATGTTAAGTTGCAAGATGTGGAGGTTTATGATATGAAAGAAAAATCCCCTTTCTTTGATTACTTAATCATTTCTAGTGCTACCAATAATCGACAATTACAAGCATCGATTCAACATGTAACCGACAACCTAGCAAAGCATTCGTTTTCCCACCCGCGGATTGAAGGTAAAAATTCAAATAGTTGGATCTTAATCGATGCAAAGGATATTATTGTCAATGTCTTTACCAAAGAAGAACGTGAATTTTACAACCTAGAAAAAATGCTGGTAGAAATCCGAAAATTATCGCCACAAGAATTATAA
- a CDS encoding class I SAM-dependent DNA methyltransferase — MIFDRLAPYYDQFVDQDLNDLYIKYIDKFGIKGTVIDLGTGTGPLAVDLAQKGYFVTATDISTEMLERANNNAVLSNVKIHFFVHNIVDPLRQVYDNLIMSSDVINYLDNKEDVLQTFQNMCAAMHENSIFIFDFIHTAYVEKIHNFQQDILLDDDVLQWRVSKTNIPNQIKHTLRFGRETETHIQTTFPTREYRQLLLDAGLTVIKKKRTDERVIFVCKRK; from the coding sequence ATGATATTTGATCGATTAGCACCTTATTACGATCAATTTGTTGATCAGGACTTGAATGATCTCTATATTAAATACATCGATAAATTCGGAATAAAAGGAACCGTCATTGACCTTGGTACCGGGACAGGACCTCTTGCTGTAGATCTAGCTCAGAAAGGCTATTTTGTAACTGCAACGGATATTTCCACTGAAATGTTGGAACGAGCAAACAATAATGCGGTTCTATCCAATGTAAAAATTCATTTCTTTGTTCACAATATTGTGGATCCATTGCGTCAAGTCTATGATAATTTAATCATGTCCAGTGACGTTATAAATTACTTGGATAATAAGGAAGATGTTCTTCAAACATTCCAAAACATGTGTGCTGCAATGCATGAGAATAGTATCTTTATTTTTGACTTTATTCATACTGCTTATGTGGAAAAAATTCATAATTTCCAACAAGATATCCTCCTTGATGATGATGTATTACAGTGGCGCGTATCAAAGACCAATATACCAAATCAGATAAAACATACGCTACGATTTGGACGTGAGACAGAAACACATATTCAAACCACATTCCCTACAAGAGAGTATCGCCAATTACTACTGGATGCAGGGTTGACTGTGATTAAGAAAAAACGCACCGATGAACGAGTTATTTTTGTGTGTAAACGAAAATAA